In the genome of Ktedonobacteraceae bacterium, the window ACCACGCTCACGATTGGCTCACAAATATTAAAAATGCCTTACAGCTTATCATTAACCGGGGATGTATCTTGCCTCTTGTGAGCTAACGTGATACACTACGGTATGGCAAGGATATTTTGTTTCCGGCGCTTCTATGTCCTCCTGGATCGACCAGGAGAGCAGTGTTAGAGAGAGTGCCGGTTACTTTGAGAAATGTATTGGTAGTGATGACAGGAGGGAGCGCTTCTGGCCGGACTTGAATGAGGGTCAGGCCCGCGGCGTTTAAGAAACTGTGGGCAAACAAATACTCGTTGTTGACGATAAGCATGAATTGCTTCACCTGATGCGCCGCGTCCTGGAAGACGAGCAGTATCAGGTCTCTATCCTGCAAGATGGAAGAGATGCTTTTACCCAGGTGAAAACTCAGCTGCCGGATTTGTTGATTCTCGATCTGAGATTGGGCGATATTTCCGGTCAGGATATTCTGAAGCAATTGAAGGACGATCCAGTAACAGCCGATATTCCTATCATCGTCTATACTGCCGCGGTGCTTGAGGCTGAAGAGGTCACCAAACTTGTTTCAAACAATCCTGAACGCTTTCAAGATGTATATGTAGTTCAAAAGCCATTCGAACTAGAGAATTTGCTCATTCTGGTGCAGCAGGCCCTCCACGAACCGGTCGGCTAATCGACTCTTGCTAGTTAATGATAGACTACTGGTCGGCAAGCGTTCCGGTTATTTTTGTGTGGCAATGTGCCTGGAAACGGGTACATGTAGAATAACGGATAATTTCTTATCCAGAAAGGAAGGGTGTGAACCAATGAAGTTTATTCTCGGCTTACTTCTCGGCTTCGCTCTAGGTGTGGCTGCTGGCCTGGTGCTCGCTCCTCAGTCGGGCGAATCCACGCGGGCGCAACTCGGCGAGCAGGGTATTATGCTGCGCGACCGTTCCGCGGGACTTACCGACGAACTGCGCGCGCGTGCTACCGAGGCGCTCAATCAGGGCATGGAGATGTACAACCGCACCAAAGGCGAGTTGACAGAGCGCTATTCTAAAGCCAAAAGCGGCGAACTGTAAAATAGGGATGTAGGGGCCGATTGATCGCGCCCACCGCCGATTGATCGGCCCCCGGCCCGGATTACCTGGTTATTTTGTCAAACTGCATGACCTGGCCCCTACACTTCGTGTTCGTATTGTTTTATCAGCTTGTCCACCAGGTTCCCTATCTCATGCCACAGGCTATGCTGGTAATCAAGCATACGCGACTGGTTTAAGTCGAACTCTCTATTCGATGGGTCTTTCCTGGCATTTTCCTCGAATCGACGCGCAAGCGCCAGTTTCTTATCGCCCTGATCATGCAAGTAAGTTGATAGTTGTTGTAAATCTGCCAGCAGGGCAGCCAGTTTTTCTTCGCTCGTTGGCATAGCGTCTTCATTCCTTATTAGTATTGGTATTGGCGTTCTCGGATGGAAGAATCTGTAGTGCATCCGCGTAACGGTTAAAGAAATTGAACAATCCAATCACAGTTGCCAGCTCGACAATCTCTCCATCGTCAAAATAAGCTTGCAGCGCATCCCATAGCTCCTCGTCCACATCGCGCGCGCTCGTCGTCATCACCTCAGCAAAATGCAGCGCCACCAGTTGCTGCTCCGTGAAGAGATGGCGATGCTGGTCGATATGGTAGAGCGCGTCCAGCAACTCCT includes:
- a CDS encoding response regulator, with translation MGKQILVVDDKHELLHLMRRVLEDEQYQVSILQDGRDAFTQVKTQLPDLLILDLRLGDISGQDILKQLKDDPVTADIPIIVYTAAVLEAEEVTKLVSNNPERFQDVYVVQKPFELENLLILVQQALHEPVG
- a CDS encoding YtxH domain-containing protein is translated as MKFILGLLLGFALGVAAGLVLAPQSGESTRAQLGEQGIMLRDRSAGLTDELRARATEALNQGMEMYNRTKGELTERYSKAKSGEL